The Methanobrevibacter sp. V74 genome includes the window AGAATATAAACATTGCTATTAGCATGCTAATATCATATAGATATCTATTAAATAGCTAAAATTAAAATTCAAAATATGGATAGAAAAGAGGATATGAGCATTATTTCTTTACTAACACGCTCTAAAAAAAGGTTTAAAGTTCTAAAATCTCTAGAAAAAGAAAATAAAATACCCTCAAAAATTAGCAAAGATATTGATGATAACAGTAATCATGTATCCAAATATTTAAAGACATTGAAAGAAGCGAAATTAGTAAAATGTCTTAATGAAGAAGATAAACGATATAGATTTTATGCCATTACAGATAAAGGTAAATATTACCTTGATAAAATAGAACACGAGTATAAAGACCAAAAGTAGAATATCTTATTTTAATGTTAAAAAATCATGAATTAATTAGCTAGAACCATTGCAACATTATCTCCTAAACCAACACATGCAGTTTCAATAACAAAAACATACAACATTTATAAGAAAAAAAGCAATATTTCAATTTCATAGATAAATAAACATTCATGAGTAAATAACAATAAATGCAATATATAACTCAATTATATCCATATCTATTGAAATATAAATAGAATAATTAATTATTCAAGAAATATTCAATTTCCTCATATGTTTATAACATCTTTAAATGTTTTAATATTATAAGTCGATTTTACAAGTTCATATTCCTATTGAGAGGAAGATCTGAAAATTGCAGAAAAAGAACTAATAATAGCAATTACATGATAAAATAAGCAAGATTTTACAGTAATATATATTAATTTTTTAAAAAAATGGTTTAAACCCACCGAAGTGAGTTTAAAGTCCAAAGAATAAGTATATCAAGAATACAATTGCAAGAACATATATTCCTGCATTCATTTCTTTAAATTTGCCAGTGGCAATTGTTGCAACTGCGTAAGTTACAAAACCCCATGCAATACCAAGGGATATTGAGTATGATAAAAGCATCATAATGATTGTCATAAAGACTGAAGCCGCAACAACAACATTATCCCATTCTACCTCTTTTAATTGAGCCATCATTAAGATACCAACAATTACTAAAGCAGCAGTAGTTACTGAAGATGTAAATAAAGATAATACGATTGGTGAGAAGAAAATTGAAAGAATAAATAATATACCTGTTACAATAGCTGCTAAACCTGTTTTAGCACCCATTCCAATACCAGTTGCACTTTCAACATATGCAGTTACTGTACTTGTACCGCAAATAGAACCAACAATTCCACTTATTGCATCACTGAAAAACGCTTTTTCAATTCCGACAGCTTGACCGTCTTCATCGATAAATCCGCATTGCCTGCCTAAGGATATTAAAGTTCCAGTTGTATCAAAGAATGTAACAAATACCAATGAGAATACAATCATGAGTAAGTTTGGAATATTTGAGAAAAGTTGTCCAAATCCTCTTGCAAATCCTCCAAATAATGACAAATCAAAATTGGTAGTAATTACCTGAGCAGGTAATGTTGGCATTAATGGGTTTCCAGCTCCAAATCCTATAACTGACATTATAAGACCAATTACAGCTGTAATTATCATACCAATGAACACAGCAGCCGGCACTTTACGAATATGGAAAATTAATGTTATAAAAATACCAATTAAAGCTAAAAGTGCTGAAGGAGCAAGTAAATTGCCCATTGCAACATAAGTTGACGGATCAGCTACAATAATTCCTGAACCTTTAAGTCCAAGGAATGCCAAGAAGAATCCGATACCTGCACCAATTCCCAATTTTAAGTCAACAGGAATAATATTTAAAATAGCTTCCCTTAAACCGGAAATAGTAATTAATAAGAACACTATACTTGAAACAAATACTGCTGCAAGTGCAGTTTCCCATGTATTACCCATTCCCAATATAATCGTATATGTAAACAGTGCGTTAAGTCCCATTCCAGGAGCAAGCCCAACAGGATATTTTGAGACAAGCCCCATAATTATACATGCAACACCTGATGCAATTGCAGTTGCAAAAAATACTCCAGTTGCAGACATTCCACCATCCGCAAGCATTGTTGGGTTTACACCCAAAATATAAGCCATAGCAAGAAATGTAGTTATTCCTGCCAATATTTCAGTTTTAAAATCTGTATCATTTCCCTTAAAATTAAAATAGTTATCTAACATATAACACCTCTTCAGAAAAATCAATTGTTCCTCTGAGACACTATAATATATTGAAAAAATCAGTATTAAATTTATCTAAATTATTCTTGTGGCATATTGAGAAATAATAAAAGCTCAGAAAGATTATTTCCATTATGGAAAAAATGGCGATGAAATACAAATGGTAAAGAACTAATTATTCTTTATCACCAACATTATCCATATTCAATAGGCCTTTAACCATGAATACATCAATAAAAGCCTGTTTTAAACATTATACACAACTATTTCAATCAGATTTAAAGCCAAACCTTCTTATTCCCAGTCATGATTCTGCTTGTAAATAATAATTTCAAATAAGCCATGTGTAAATATAATGATTTTATAACCATATTAACCTAAAAGAAGACAAAATATTTAGTTAAACCTAAATTAAAGGACATAACAAGGAATTTAACATATTTTCAATAATATAAATTCTTTTTAAGAAATAAGACTTGTTCGTTTGATATAAAATAAATTGAAAATATTGAAACAATGATTAACAAAACCTAAGTTTAAAGTATTATTTAAAATAAGAATTGTTAATAATTATCCGATTAATGTTAAAAAATCGTAAATAATTTTGGCTGCAACAACAGCAGTGTTGTCTCCAAGCTTATCACTAGCCGTTTCAACAACATCCAAACCTACAACATTTTTATGAGCTAACGTTTTAATAATAGTCTCAATTTCAGAAACAAACAATCCCCCAGGAGTAGGATTACCTACATTAGGAGCGATAGCTGGATCAACAACATCCATATCAACTGAAATATAAATAGGCCCTTCAATATTAGTCAAATAATATTCAACAGCATCCATATGTTTGTGAACATCCTTATTTTTAAATGTTTGAATATTATAAGTTGATTTTACAAATTCATCTTCTTCTAAAGAAGAGGACCTAATTCCGATTTGAACCAAATCAACACCGTTTTCATGAGCTCTTCTCATGACAGTTGCATGAGAATACTTTTCACCAATGAATTCAAAAGCAAGGTCTCTGTGAGCATCTAGGTGAATAACAGTCAATTTATCATATTTTTCACTTAGAATTTTAATAGCTCCAATAGAAGCGGAATGTTCGCCGCCAATGATTATTGGCTTAATATTTAAATCTAAAAGTTCGCCAACAGTTTGCTCAATAATCTTGCAAGTTGCTTCACAATTTCCAGGAATAACATTAACATCTCCAAAATCATGGAAAGTAGTTGTTAAATCCTTATTAAAAACAGTATTGTATTTTTCAAAACTAAATGAAGCTTCGCGAACAACAATCGGTCCTAAACGTGCACCGGAATGATAAGAAGTAGTACTGTCAAATGGAACTCCAATTATTCCATATGAATTTTCTTTTAAATTCTCAATTTCCTGAGAAAATGCAAATTTCCATGGTTCATAAGTATTTAAAAGCATAATAAATCTAAAAAGGAAAATGATTAAGAGAACTTATGATCCTCTAGTTCTCATTATTTTCATATTTCCCATAGCGACAATATATTCAACCTCTCTGCCTTCAGTAATTTCATCTTTTAAATCTTCAGGCATTGGTAAGTCAATAGTATCGTAATTTTCTAAGTCCATAATTTGAACATTAGCCCCTTGAATAGAAATAACTTGTCCTAATCTTTTATCAATAATAGGAATATCAACTTTGTTATCTACAGGTTTAACAAGACTTCTTTTTTGATTATCGAAAACACCAACTGCTTCGATTCTTGCTTTTGCAGCTCCGTGTTTACCAGGAGATGAAGTAGTATAACTAATAATTTTACAAGCTTCTCCGCCTAAAACAATATATTTTCCAACTTTTAATGTTTTAATTTCTACAACTTTTGTTGACATTAATTTTCCTCCATTTTATTTAAAAACCGGTTTTTAATCTTATAATAAGGAATATTATTAGATTAATATAAATTATCTTCTCCATTTTATTTAAAGTATTCGTTTATTATAATGATTAAATACATTAAAATACATATTAAAAAATAAGTGATAAACATGAAAATAGCAATTGTTACTGGAAAAGACGAAGGACCTGCAAAATTAAATGCTTTCGATAATGCACTAAGCAAAGCTGGAATTGGAGATGTTAACCTGATTAAAGTATCTAGCATGCTTGCAGGCAATGCTGAGATATGCAAACTTCCAAAACTTAAAGCCGGTGCTATGGTAAACTGTGTTTTATCAGAAGTGACTTCAGACAATCCAGGTGATGTTATAACTGCAGTTGTCGCAGTAGCTATTGGTGAGAAACTGGGTTGTGTAGTTGAAACAACAGGGATTAATAAAAACACTGGTGATTTAATCGATGAATCCGAAAAAATGGTTAAATACATGATGAATAAACGCCACTGTGAAATTAAAGATTTGAAAGTTGAATATTCCACCACAACTGTTGAAAACATTGCATCAGTTGTATCCTCAGTAGTTTATCTAAATGACGAAATTATAGAGTGATAATATGGACAGCGAAACCAAAAAAATCGCCAAAAAATTGGTAAATAAAATAATCAAAGCAGTTGGTCCAGCTGTTAGAGAATATGTTGGAACCGAATTAGGGGGAACAGAAATAAAAATCGGAGCTGATGGAACCCCAACATCATATATCGACCAAATAGCTGAAGAAAAACTCATAAATATTCTAAAGAATGCAGAAGTATTATCATATTTAGTTAGTGAAGAAGTAGGGGAATTGAAACTTGGAAAAGGTACAAAAAGAAGTATTATCCTAACCCAGGAATTGAGAAGAACTGATTTGAGCGAAGATGAAACTCCGAAATTCATATTTTTAATTGATCCGATTGACGGTACAAATAATGCCATTAATGAAATTCCTGCATATGCTATTTCAATCGCTGTGGCAGAAGTTAACCAAGGCAATCTTGCAACAATAAATGATGTGGAGCTTGGTTTCGTATATAATATAGCAAGCGGCAATTATTTTGAAGCTGAAAAAGGTAAAGGATGCTTGTTGAATAATGAAAAAGTTAAACCACGGGATAATGTTAAAATAAACAAAATGACTCTTGGAGGATTTACAAAAACAGGAACTTCAGAAGCATCAACCCTTGTTGACCGTGCTAGACGTATGAGAGTACTTGGAAGTGTTGTTTTGGAACTTTCATATGTTGCAAGCGGAAAATATGATGCGTTTCTTGATTTAAGAGGAAGCAGAATAATTGATATTGCAGCAGGAAAATTAATTCTTGAAGAAGCAGGATGCATAATTACAGACAAATACGGTCAAAAACTCAACAATATCTTAAGCATTTATGAAAAAACAATTGTTGTGGCTGCAAATAACAGAGAAATGCACAAACAAATTATTGATATCTTAAATAATAATCAAGCAGATGTTATTGGTAAAATTGGAATTATTTCAAGAATTGATCAAGATAAACCCATTTTATTTTCAGCAAAAATTATTGACCATATTTTAACAAATGGCTGTGAAGTAGTCATTGAAAAAGAATTAGCTCAAAAATTAACTGAAATTAAACAAAACCCTAATTTAGAAAAGATTATTAAAGAAACCCAAGAAACTTACCCTAAAATTGCTAACATGCTTGATGACATTGATTTTAATATAGATTATGAAAAATTAGCTGAAGAGTTATATAATTTTGAGTGTGACATGGCAACAATTCTCGGCGGGGACGGCACACTATTAAGAGCGCAGTCCAGGCTGAAACCAGAAATTCCGATTTTTGGAATAAATATGGGTACAGTAGGATTTTTAACAGAAATTGAAGTTGAAAATACATTTGATGCATTTAAAGATATCTTAAAAGGAGATTATTATAAAGAAAAAAGAACCCGACTTGTTGTATCACATGAAAATCATAATTTCACAGCAATGAACGAAGTAGTTGTTATGACTGACAAACCTGCGAAAATGCTTAATTTCGAGATTTTAGTTGATGGGGAGATAATTGAAGAAGTTAGAGCAGACGGATTAATCATATCGACCCCCAGCGGTTCAACAGCATATTCCATGTCTGCAGGAGGACCTATTGTAGATCCGAAAGTTGCGGGATTTGTCATAATTCCAATTTGTCCATATAAACTTGGAGTAAGGCCATTTGTAGTATCGGATAATAGTGAAATCACTGTTAAATTGCTTAAAAAAGGTAAAAATGCAGTATTTGTAATGGATGGTCAGATTAATGAGGAAGCAAAATATGAAGAAGAAATTAAATTCAAAAAATCTAGGAAAGATGCATACTTCATTAGAACTTCAAGTAAATACTTCTATGAAAAAGTAAAAGACAAATTAAAAGAAGGTGGAATTGAAACACATAATCGGTGCAATAATGAATAATCTTGTTATTGATTTAACTCATGGAGGAGTTAAAATAGCCATTAGTTTAGCTAAAGAAGGTAAAAATGTCTTTGTATATGACCTATACAATACATTAAACAGTACCGACAGTAAACTGCTTGACGTTTATAATGTTAAATTAATCCGATTAAGTGATTTGGCAGATCTGAAAGGAGATATAACTATAATATATCCAATCCATATGCCATTGAGTTTTGAAGAGGTTGAATCATATAATTCCAACTTAAACTATACTTTCAAAAGCCATCATGAAATCATGAAAGAACTTTTAATTGATTGGGGAGAAGATATAGTCAAAATAGAAGTTACAGGAGTTAAAGGAAAGACCACCTCCGTTTTTATGCTTAAAGAAATATTAATTGATAAAAATCCACTGATATTATCAAGTTTAGGAGCATTGCTATATGAAAACAGAAAAGAGATTATTCTAAAAAAAAATATTTCAATTGCGCCTGCCAATATCAAGGAAACGATTGATTTAGCATATAAAACTGCAAATCCCATTTGTGAGATAGCTGAAGGCATCGTTGAAAGCAAAAACATACGAAAATATGATTGCGCTATTTTTGAATCCTCCCTAGGAGCAAGTGGAATTGGAGATGTTGGACTTCTATTAAACATCACCGAAGACTATCCAATAGCAAAAGGTAAAAGTTCTGCAAGTGAAGCTAAAAAACAAGTATTCAGATGTAAATGCGTATGTATCCAAAAAGAAGCATTGGATAAATATTATTCTAATATAAAACATGGCAAAATCAATAGCTTTTCACTGAATGACCCATCTTCAAATTTATTTATCAAAAATGTGGAATATGATTTAGACCGGACACAACTTGAAATAATATATCATGACATTAAAACTGTTAATAGCAATATTGTTTCAGGCGAACTTCGCCTGAATTGCTTTGCACCCGGACCTCATCATGTCAGCAATACATTAGGAGTAATTTTAACTTGTCTGAGTTTAGAAATTGATTTGGACAAAATAATAAATGGAGTTGAAAATTATAAAGGCATCCCCGGCAGAACCAATAAAAAAACAATGCAAAACTCAATTATCATCGAAGAAATAAATCCCGGACTGAATACTCAAGCTATAAAAGAATCAATAAACATGATTAAGGATCTAGATGATTATTATGTTTCCATCGGAGGAGATTATGGGATTACCTGCGAAGAGATTGATGAAGAAAAATTAACACAATATTTAAATAATGTTAACATAGATCTGATTTTGACCGGAGAATTAGGATTGTCAATTTCTAAAAAAACAACTCAAAACTACTTATATTTCGAAAATTATGAAGATATTTACGATTTAGCTATAAAAAATAATAAAAACCTCCTTTTTATTTATCGTTCAGATTACCGGAAACTTTCACAAAGATAAAATTTTTTAAAAATTGAAACATTTAATAAATATTAATGTAAAAATTAATAATGTAGCAAATATTATAAGTTATAAGCTTATAAATAAATTTTAAATTTTGGAGATAACTAATGATTGTTGGAACCCGTGGAAGCCAATTGGCTTTAGCTCAAACAAAACAAGTTTGCTCAGATTTAAGTAAAATAACTGGCGAAACTATTGATATTGAAATTATTAAGACAAAAGGAGATAAAATTACTACCTCCCAATTGTACAATATGGATTCGAAAGGACTTTTTACTAAGGAATTGGATATTGCTCTTTTAGAAGAAGAAGTTGACTTTACAGTTCATAGTTTTAAAGATTTGCCTACTGAATTGGATGAAGATTTAAAAGTTATAGCTGTTCCAAAACGTGAATCTCCAAATGAAGTATTAATCTCTAAAAAAGACTGGAATAATCTAGGTCCGGGTTCACGCCTTGGAACTAGTAGTCTTAGAAGAGAAGCTTTTTGTAATCATTACGAAAAGGAATTTGAACTTAAACCCATCAGAGGAAATATTGAAACTAGAATTCAAAAAGCCTTAAATAGCGATTTAGATGCAACAATTATGGCTGAAGCTGGCCTTAAAAGATTAAATCTAACAAAATATATTAAAAATGTATTTCCACTAGAGTATATTACGCCACCGGCAGGTCAAGGGGCACTGGCTATTATTACAAGACGTGACTCTGATAAAAACGAGTTAATTTCTAAATTAAATGATTATGTTTCAATGCAGGAAGTACTTGCTGAGAAAAAAGTGCTAGAGGAACTTGGCGTTGGATGCCAATGGCCAATTGGTGCTATAGCACGTGTGAAAAATAATGAGTTCAGTATTTATTCAATTTTATTAACTAAAGAAGGAGAAATCCTTAAAGGACAAACAGAAAAGGGATCTGTTCGCAGTGCGGTTGAACTTGGTGGCCGTATTGGGAAACTTTTCAAGGATTACGTTTAAACGGAGGAATTAGATTGAAAACTATTAATGTAGGAGTTGTCGGTGTAGGCGCAATGGGTGAAAACCATGTTCGTGTTTACCACAAAATGGAAGAAGCAAATTTAGTCGCTGTAAGTGATGTAAGTGAAAGAGCACTTAAAAAAATTGAGAAAAAGTATGGTGCTAAAGGTTTTACTGAATATAGCGAACTATTAGAAAATCCTGAAATTGAAGCAGTAAGTGTATGTGTACCAACCACATTCCACCATGCAGTTGTAATGGAAGCTATTGATCATGGAAAACATGTTTTAGTAGAAAAACCAATTGCATTTACCGTGCAAGAAGCTGAAGAAATGATTTCCGCGGCTAAAGAAGCAGGAGTCATGCTTGCAACAGGACATGTTGAAAGATTTAATCCCGCTGTTCAAAAAGCTAAAGAACTTATTGATGACGGAGTTATTGGAGACGTGGTATCTGCTTTTGCAAAAAGAGTAGGGCCCCTTCCACCAAGAATTAAAGATGTCGGTGTGTCAATAGATTTAGCTATTCATGATTTAGACATAATGAATTACTTATTTGAAGAAGAAGTTGTTCAAGTTTATGGTTCAATGAACTGTAGTTTCGATGACAGTGAATTCGAAGACCATGCAGAAATTATGGTGAATTTTGATAATGAATCTACTGGAATAGTTGAAGTAAATTGGTTAACTCCATATAAACGTAGAGAATTAGAAGTTACCGGTACTGCTGGAATAATCTCAGTCGATTACATCAAACAGAGTATTGAAGTATACGGTAAATTTGCTCAAGATATTCAAATTAAACATGAAGAACCCCTTAAAGGCGAATTAAAATCCTTCGTAAATGCAGTGATGAATGGAATTGAACCAGAAATCACTGGTGAAGATGGACTTAAAGCCCTTAAAATGGTTATTGCTGCTAACAAATCCTCTAATGAACATAAACCGATTAGTTTTGAAGAACTAAAATAAGGTGATAGCGTGAAACAAAAATTAATTCAAAAAGCTAAGGAACTCAGACAACATGGATTTACCACTGGAGAAATAGCTGATGAACTCAATGTGAGTATGGACACCGCAAGATGGTTAACCCTTCAAAAAACAGCTGAAATGAAAGCAGAAGCACCAGTTGACTTTGCTATTAACTGGAAAAGCATAGGTGGAAATTCAACACGTTTAAGTTATGTTTCAGGTGCCCTAAGTGACATGGCATTATCACATGGGGAAGTGGATACCATTGTAGGCATTGCAGTTAGTGGAATTCCATTTGCAACCGTAATGGCTGATTTAATTGAGGACATGACTGGCATAAACACTTCTCTTGCAATATTCCACCCTCAAAAACACAGAAAAGATGCTGATGAAATTGATGATGAAGGTACAATCAGCACTAACTTCGGAACTGTTGAAGGCAAAAAAGTTGTTATTGTTGATGATGTAATTACCAGTGGCAAAACTGCAAAAGAAGTTATCCACACTGTTAAAGATTTAGGTGGAGAACCTACTTGTGTTACAGTGTTAATTGATAAAGCAGGGCTTTCAGAAATTGAAGGTGTGCCTGTTGAATCTTTAATTAAAGTCAGCAGATTATAAAATCTATTTTTTCCTTTTTATTAACTCTTTTTTAATATTTTTTTACAATTTAACGATACCCTTAAATAATAGTAACACACAAGATACACACAAGGAGGTAAAAAATGTATATTACGCTAATGGCATTTGAGAATATGCACGGGGCAAAACCATTAGTTCTAAATGGAATTGTGAAGCTGACAAAAGAACCAGAAAATAGACAAGATACAGAAGCAATAGCTTGTGAAATGAGATATTTTGGAAAAATAGGTTATGTATCCAACAGCACCAACACAGTAATTAAAGGTACAATGAGTGCTGGAAGATTATATGACAAAATTACTGATGAATACTTTGCAAAAATACAATTTATACACCCCAATGATGCAATAGCTAAAGTACTGTCAATTGATGAACTCAGTGAAGAAATTAAAAATCTTGAAAGTGATGTTCATTTCCTCTGTGAAGATTTATCAAAAGTTGAGCTAAAAGAGTGATAACATGACAATTAAATTAGATGAAGTAAATAGAGATATTGATATCCTAACTCCACAAAGCCATAAAAATATTACAATAATACCCCTAAAAACCCAAATTAACAATAAGTTAGACATTTTAACACTTAAAAATGGATTCGAACTAGGATTAGTTCAAGTTAAAGAATGTGAAGTCTCAACAGTAAACACATTAATTGTTGAAAACAATGCAATAACCCCCTTAATCCTAATTGATGGAGAAGAAGTAATCGGAGGAGATCAAAACCGATTAGTTAACAATACAATAGTTATGGAGCCAAAAAGTACTATGAAAATTCCAGTGAGCTGTACTGAAAGAGGTAGATGGGGATACAAAAGTGAATTTAAAAATTCGGACTATATTGCAAATTATAACACAAGAAGGTCAAAAGAAATCGCCTCAAGAAGTAGATCCCAATACCAAGACGTCATTTGGTCATCTATTAATGATTTAGAAGATGAAAATTCATATGTTTCACCAACCAGTGCAATGGAAGAAAGCTATGAACAATTGAAAAGCAATCACGATAAAATTATTAAAGAATTTGAAATTGTTGATGGTCAAAATGGTGTTTTAATCATGATTAATGGTGAAATTAAAGGATTTGAATTATTTTTAAACCCAACAATTTACAATGCATTTCATGAAAAAATATTAAAAAGTTATTTAATTGACGCGAAAATTGAAGATAAAATATTTACAGTGAATATTGATACTGTAAGAGAAATAATAAACAATGTATTTGATTCTACATTTGAAAAAAGAGAAAACATGGGGTTAGAAAAACCATATGATTTTGAAAATCCCGAAGGGCTTGGAAAACTATACCTTTATGAAAATCAAATTATACACTTATCTTACTTTAATAAAGCAGAAGAGATTATAAATGATGATGTTTATGAGGATATCCGCTTAAAAACGGATATTTAATTCATCCATCATTTTTTCAATTTTTAGATTTAACCTGTTAATGTTAGAATCAATATCTTCTTTTTGTGAAATTAACTCATCTAGTGAAATGAATTCCCCTTCAAAAGTATCTACATAGCGAGAAACAGACAAATTAAACTTATTATTTTTAATT containing:
- a CDS encoding DUF6569 family protein yields the protein MTIKLDEVNRDIDILTPQSHKNITIIPLKTQINNKLDILTLKNGFELGLVQVKECEVSTVNTLIVENNAITPLILIDGEEVIGGDQNRLVNNTIVMEPKSTMKIPVSCTERGRWGYKSEFKNSDYIANYNTRRSKEIASRSRSQYQDVIWSSINDLEDENSYVSPTSAMEESYEQLKSNHDKIIKEFEIVDGQNGVLIMINGEIKGFELFLNPTIYNAFHEKILKSYLIDAKIEDKIFTVNIDTVREIINNVFDSTFEKRENMGLEKPYDFENPEGLGKLYLYENQIIHLSYFNKAEEIINDDVYEDIRLKTDI